The Arachis ipaensis cultivar K30076 chromosome B07, Araip1.1, whole genome shotgun sequence genome includes a window with the following:
- the LOC107607628 gene encoding pentatricopeptide repeat-containing protein At1g08070, chloroplastic-like yields MYGKCSDVSSARSVFNHSTKNKDLMMYSAMILAYAKANYINEAFDIFAQMTGCGIKPNEITMVCLLSLCAKSGSLKMGKWIHSYLDKQGTKADMILKTSLVDMYSKCGDIDTAYGLFIKANDRDISMWNAMISGFAMHGHGNSALELFAEMEALGVIPNDITFIAVLHACSHAGLVQEGKRLFCIMVNEFSLVPKIEYYGCMVDLLGRAGSLEEAQELIKDMLMRPNSAVLRSFLAACKIHKNVNLVEWAAKQFLSLESKKCGYNVLMSNIYAASNRWENIADIRRAMKDAGIHKEPGFSSIEVHRMIHEFVTGDRKHPETPKIYEMIAEMREKLEHAGYTSNVSVVLKNIDMEEKESAVNYHSEKLAMAYGLISTGPGIQLRILKNLLTLTVDSKIFHITEMHDKIITINTKSLEIEYVNSSMKLNNNKQNSVVIVFSKRDK; encoded by the coding sequence ATGTATGGCAAATGCAGCGATGTAAGTAGCGCAAGAtctgttttcaatcatagcaccaaGAACAAAGATTTAATGATGTATAGTGCCATGATTTTGGCTTATGCAAAAGCTAATTATATAAATGAGGCATTTGATATATTTGCTCAGATGACTGGATGTGGAATTAAACCAAATGAGATAACCATGGTGTGCCTCCTTTCGCTATGTGCAAAATCTGGATCACTTAAAATGGGTAAGTGGATACATTCTTACTTAGACAAACAAGGAACCAAAGCAGATATGATTCTGAAAACTTCTTTGGTGGACATGTATTCTAAGTGTGGAGACATAGATACAGCTTATGGACTATTCATCAAGGCCAACGACCGAGATATTTCTATGTGGAATGCCATGATATCTGGTTTTGCAATGCATGGTCATGGTAATTCAGCATTGGAACTCTTTGCTGAAATGGAAGCACTAGGAGTTATCCCTAATGACATAACATTCATTGCAGTTCTTCATGCTTGTAGCCATGCCGGATTGGTTCAAGAAGGGAAGAGGCTGTTTTGCATAATGGTTAATGAATTCAGTTTGGTCCCAAAGATTGAATACTATGGATGTATGGTAGACCTTCTCGGTCGAGCAGGATCACtcgaagaagctcaagaactaaTTAAGGACATGCTTATGAGGCCAAACTCGGCCGTATTGAGATCTTTTCTTGCTGCTTGCAAAATTCACAAAAATGTGAACCTTGTTGAATGGGCTGCAAAACAGTTTCTATCATTAGAATCCAAAAAATGTGGATATAATGTCCTAATGTCAAACATCTATGCTGCATCAAACAGATGGGAAAATATTGCTGATATAAGAAGAGCTATGAAGGATGCAGGGATTCATAAAGAACCAGGTTTTAGCTCCATTGAAGTGCATAGAATGATTCATGAATTTGTAACGGGAGATAGAAAACACCCAGAAACACCAAAGATTTATGAAATGATTGCTGAGATGAGAGAAAAGCTAGAACATGCTGGATACACTTCAAATGTATCTGTTGTTCTGAAGAACATAGATATGGAGGAAAAAGAGAGTGCAGTAAATTATCACAGTGAAAAACTTGCAATGGCTTATGGTTTGATTAGCACAGGTCCTGGAATTCAGCTTCGGATTTTGAAGAATCTCCTAACTTTAACTGTAGATAGCAAAATATTTCATATAACAGAGATGCATGATAAGATCATAACGATAAACACGAAAAGTCTGGAGATAGAATATGTAAATTCTTCTATGAAACTTAACAACAACAAACAAAATAGTGTTGTGATAGTATTTTCTAAAAGAGACAAGTAA
- the LOC107607627 gene encoding uncharacterized protein LOC107607627: protein MSVCCSSMSLYSINDVMLKGHAHQILMSSSIYGVRPQETGTSNSCSFSLSPEKSQINHVAAQSISTTILSSSTIMGKHNHYVISLACQSMNMRLLVPKPKALLPKVKSTMGSMTWPSGFLLGFLVCNSNSKPTNSDESEDDGNERDEFNESTIKFSHVKKVYIDYYVISISCTLFCPIYK, encoded by the coding sequence atgagtGTTTGCTGTTCATCAATGAGCTTATACTCAATAAATGATGTTATGCTCAAAGGCCATGCTCATCAGATTCTTATGAGTAGCAGCATCTATGGAGTTAGGCCTCAAGAAACAGGAACATCAAATTCATGTTCCTTCAGCTTGTCCCCTGAGAAATCACAGATAAATCATGTTGCTGCTCAGTCTATTTCCACAACAATATTGTCTAGTTCCACTATCATGGGGAAACATAATCATTATGTGATTTCATTGGCATGCCAAAGTATGAACATGAGGCTTTTGGTACCTAAACCAAAAGCACTACTCCCTAAAGTTAAGAGTACTATGGGATCTATGACTTGGCCAAGTGGCTTTCTTCTTGGATTTCTTGTATGTAATTCAAATTCTAAACCTACAAATTCTGATGAGTCTGAAGATGATGGGAATGAGAGAGATGAGTTTAATGAGTCAACTATCAAATTCTCACATGTTAAGAAAGTTTACATAGATTATTATGTTATAAGTATAAGCTGCACATTATTCTGCCCTATATACAAATGA